One genomic region from Mastacembelus armatus chromosome 21, fMasArm1.2, whole genome shotgun sequence encodes:
- the ino80da gene encoding INO80 complex subunit Da isoform X2 — MYEGKHIHFSEVDNKPLCSYSPKLCKQRRLNGYAFCIRHVLEDKTAPFKQCEYVAKYNSQRCTNPIPKSEDRRYCNSHLQVLGFIPKKERKKKHDALDETRPRTHLESVALNITVPSLALKAPNGIDELPPSPPCTRLLPLPDGELLDPFAFYEDDTDGEEVGTPRKSNAIKKKLQSRLLNQKLCHDTDLFQPPLEHFSPSPVSRVHPSSPLSPHLPRQQSGLLQQPQHSSGTSVIFPGQQQGLLCNPPPSQTVNFLPPGITSNSAPSPVQTSGASLSRKMPFTATHLPVSCKDSGSNNQRHVVVMRPAAFSPSASCLARLQHLVQLYAKRQREHGDLFPHLGLDWSEDSAADDDDEEEAERLAPFQTSWTPQNELEDDNCSSRRTRLLRLCSYLQEKYKHMCRQERASIRQKRYRYAFRKALLHAASNNPDCAGQLIQELRGTSQNSSATPAKQQSADTRTCTGSTKGQACNNRALPFTQHCFQHILLNRSQQLFASCTAKFADGQQCSIPVFDITHQTPLCEEHAKKMDNFLRGDGNRRVQHQQQRKPRKKTKPPALTKKHKKKRRRGPRRPQKPIPPALPQGNLGMPSISLAMPSQASIRSPSTPDLSTEELPDDITNEMADIPNDLELNQEDFSDVLPRLPDDLQDFDLFEGKNGELLPTTEEAEELVRALQAMGSYPDSLVCLTSMGDLAPSEGVDHRAMNVFPGPVQPGTMGDLLNSRISTENFTGLELEDNILQSTGAHFTPSPPPQPATQPSTSCSNLTSSSSTVAPSATSLLTQASVTERTFSRTHANHVLAKSDAPTSSPQGSHYSSDHVPSPYSDHISSPHASSFQADTPLLLEVPLSGVPGAPRSSWNNLPLPLTDPTQFGNLIGSESHLISTSLSTPPATTHSVTLQPMAALSAMPQSGLTGLTNPPAPSPASHDLLTSTHPKLQLPQFSAAFGHQLASHSGIPKDVQPSHSSTAPPAGFSIVSATAASANSTTPPFTQSK, encoded by the exons ATGTATGAAGGCAAACACATACACTTCTCAGAGGTGGACAATAAGCCGTTGTGCTCATACAGCCCAAAGCTCTGCAAGCAGCGGAGACTAAATGGCTATGCTTTCTGTATCCGGCACGTTCTGGAAGACAAGACAGCCCCCTTCAAGCAATGTGAATATGTGGCCAAGTACAACAGTCAGCGATGTACCAACCCTATCCCCAAGTCTGAAGACcgcag GTATTGTAATAGCCACCTGCAAGTTCTCGGCTTTATCCCCAAGAAGGAACGGAAAAAGAAGCATGATGCGTTGGACGAAACACGTCCACGGACTCACCTGGAGTCAGTGGCACTCAACATAACTGTGCCCTCTCTAGCTCTTAAAGCCCCCAATGGTATAGATGAACTTCCGCCATCTCCCCCCTGTACACGCCTGTTACCCCTTCCTGATGGGGAACTCCTGGACCCTTTTGCCTTCTATGAGGATGACACAGATGGGGAGGAGGTGGGTACTCCCCGGAAGAGTAATGCCATCAAGAAGAAATTACAGAGTCGACTGCTTAACCAGAAACTCTGCCATGACACAGACCTCTTCCAGCCACCTCTGGAGCACTTTAGTCCTTCCCCTGTTTCCCGTGTGCACCCTTCCTCGCCACTCAGTCCTCATCTCCCACGGCAGCAGTCAGGTCTTCTTCAGCAGCCCCAGCACTCCAGTGGGACATCCGTCATCTTCCCAGGACAGCAGCAGGGTTTATTATGCAATCCACCACCATCTCAGACGGTCAACTTTCTGCCTCCAGGGATAACCTCTAATTCAGCACCCAGTCCAGTGCAAACCTCTGGGGCATCACTCAGCAGGAAAATGCCTTTCACTGCTACTCACTTGCCTGTCAGTTGCAAGGACAGTGGCAGTAACAATCAGCGGCATGTGGTTGTCATGCGTCCTGCTGCCTTCTCACCCTCTGCCAGCTGTTTGGCCAGGTTGCAACATCTGGTGCAGCTCTATGCCAAGAGACAACGGGAGCATGGAGACCTCTTTCCTCATCTAG GTTTGGACTGGTCAGAAGACAGTGCTGCTGATGATGACGAcgaagaggaggcagagagattGGCTCCTTTCCAGACCTCTTGGACACCACAGAATGA gCTGGAAGATGACAATTGCTCCTCACGGAGAACACGCCTGCTTAGGCTTTGCTCATACCTCCAGGAGAAATACAAGCACATGTGCAGGCAGGAGAGGGCGAGTATCCGCCAGAAGAGATACCGCTATGCCTTCCGCAAAGCCTTGCTGCATGCTGCCAGTAACAATCCTGACTGTGCTGGGCAGCTGATCCAGGAGTTGCGTGGTACCTCTCAAAACTCA agtgcaACACCAGCAAAGCAGCAGAGCGCGGATACTAGGACCTGCACTGGCAGCACAAAGGGCCAGGCCTGCAATAACAGAGCTTTGCCCTTTACTCAACACTGTTTTCAGC ACATTCTGTTGAATCGTTCTCAGCAGCTCTTTGCTAGTTGCACAGCCAAATTTGCAGATGGTCAGCAGTGCTCCATCCCTGTGTTTGATATCACGCACCAGACACCTCTCTGTGAAGAGCATGCCAAAAAGATG GATAACTTCCTGCGCGGGGATGGAAATCGACGAGTGCAGCACCAGCAACAGCGAAAGCCACGTAAAAAGACCAAACCACCGGCGCTaaccaaaaaacacaagaagaagaggaggagagggccACGGAGGCCTCAGAAACCCATTCCTCCAGCGTTGCCACAAGGGAACCTGGGAATGCCTTCAATAAGCCTAGCAATGCCCTCACAGGCCAGCATCAG GAGCCCTTCAACTCCAGATCTGAGTACAGAGGAGCTTCCTGATGATATCACCAATGAAATGGCAGACATTCCAAATGACTTGGAGCTGAACCAAGAGGATTTCTCCGATGTGTTACCCAGACTACCGGATGACCTGCAGGACTTTGACTTGTTTGAAG GTAAGAACGGGGAGCTCCTGCCCACTacagaggaggctgaggagctGGTGCGTGCACTCCAGGCTATGGGGTCCTACCCGGACTCTTTAGTGTGCCTGACCTCCATGGGAGACCTGGCCCCCTCTGAAGGAGTGGACCACCGAGCAATGAATGTGTTTCCTGGTCCAGTCCAGCCAGGCACCATGGGGGACCTGCTGAACAGCCGCATCTCTACGGAGAATTTCACGGGCCTTGAGCTGGAGGACAATATACTGCAGTCCACTGGGGCTCACTTTACCCCCTCACCGCCACCTCAGCCTGCTACCCAGCCCTCTACGTCATGCTCCAATCTAACCTCATCATCTTCTACAGTAGCCCCCTCGGCCACCTCCCTGCTCACTCAGGCCTCCGTTACAGAGCGAACGTTTTCCCGGACACATGCAAACCATGTCCTGGCCAAGTCGGATGCACCCACGTCATCTCCCCAAGGCAGCCACTACAGCAGTGACCATGTGCCATCCCCATACAGTGACCACATATCTTCTCCCCATGCCAGCTCCTTTCAGGCAGACACCCCTCTGTTGCTGGAAGTCCCTCTCAGCGGGGTACCAGGAGCCCCACGCTCGTCATGGAATaatctccctctccctctcactgACCCCACACAGTTTGGCAATCTCATAGGATCAGAAAGTCATCTCATATCAACCTCTCTGTCCACTCCCCCAGCTACCACCCACTCTGTGACGCTGCAGCCCATGGCTGCTCTCTCAGCGATGCCCCAAAGTGGCTTAACAGGTCTAACAAATCCCCCTGCTCCCTCACCCGCCTCACATGATCTTCTGACCTCCACACATCCCAAACTGCAGCTCCCTCAGTTCAGCGCGGCCTTTGGCCATCAATTGGCCTCCCACAGTGGCATCCCGAAAGATGTGCAGCCCAGCCACAGCTCCACAGCGCCCCCTGCAGGCTTCTCCATAGTTAGTGCCACCGCTGCAAGTGCCAACAGCACCACACCACCCTTCACGCAAAGTAAATGA
- the ino80da gene encoding INO80 complex subunit Da isoform X1, producing the protein MYEGKHIHFSEVDNKPLCSYSPKLCKQRRLNGYAFCIRHVLEDKTAPFKQCEYVAKYNSQRCTNPIPKSEDRRYCNSHLQVLGFIPKKERKKKHDALDETRPRTHLESVALNITVPSLALKAPNGIDELPPSPPCTRLLPLPDGELLDPFAFYEDDTDGEEVGTPRKSNAIKKKLQSRLLNQKLCHDTDLFQPPLEHFSPSPVSRVHPSSPLSPHLPRQQSGLLQQPQHSSGTSVIFPGQQQGLLCNPPPSQTVNFLPPGITSNSAPSPVQTSGASLSRKMPFTATHLPVSCKDSGSNNQRHVVVMRPAAFSPSASCLARLQHLVQLYAKRQREHGDLFPHLGLDWSEDSAADDDDEEEAERLAPFQTSWTPQNELEDDNCSSRRTRLLRLCSYLQEKYKHMCRQERASIRQKRYRYAFRKALLHAASNNPDCAGQLIQELRGTSQNSSSATPAKQQSADTRTCTGSTKGQACNNRALPFTQHCFQHILLNRSQQLFASCTAKFADGQQCSIPVFDITHQTPLCEEHAKKMDNFLRGDGNRRVQHQQQRKPRKKTKPPALTKKHKKKRRRGPRRPQKPIPPALPQGNLGMPSISLAMPSQASIRSPSTPDLSTEELPDDITNEMADIPNDLELNQEDFSDVLPRLPDDLQDFDLFEGKNGELLPTTEEAEELVRALQAMGSYPDSLVCLTSMGDLAPSEGVDHRAMNVFPGPVQPGTMGDLLNSRISTENFTGLELEDNILQSTGAHFTPSPPPQPATQPSTSCSNLTSSSSTVAPSATSLLTQASVTERTFSRTHANHVLAKSDAPTSSPQGSHYSSDHVPSPYSDHISSPHASSFQADTPLLLEVPLSGVPGAPRSSWNNLPLPLTDPTQFGNLIGSESHLISTSLSTPPATTHSVTLQPMAALSAMPQSGLTGLTNPPAPSPASHDLLTSTHPKLQLPQFSAAFGHQLASHSGIPKDVQPSHSSTAPPAGFSIVSATAASANSTTPPFTQSK; encoded by the exons ATGTATGAAGGCAAACACATACACTTCTCAGAGGTGGACAATAAGCCGTTGTGCTCATACAGCCCAAAGCTCTGCAAGCAGCGGAGACTAAATGGCTATGCTTTCTGTATCCGGCACGTTCTGGAAGACAAGACAGCCCCCTTCAAGCAATGTGAATATGTGGCCAAGTACAACAGTCAGCGATGTACCAACCCTATCCCCAAGTCTGAAGACcgcag GTATTGTAATAGCCACCTGCAAGTTCTCGGCTTTATCCCCAAGAAGGAACGGAAAAAGAAGCATGATGCGTTGGACGAAACACGTCCACGGACTCACCTGGAGTCAGTGGCACTCAACATAACTGTGCCCTCTCTAGCTCTTAAAGCCCCCAATGGTATAGATGAACTTCCGCCATCTCCCCCCTGTACACGCCTGTTACCCCTTCCTGATGGGGAACTCCTGGACCCTTTTGCCTTCTATGAGGATGACACAGATGGGGAGGAGGTGGGTACTCCCCGGAAGAGTAATGCCATCAAGAAGAAATTACAGAGTCGACTGCTTAACCAGAAACTCTGCCATGACACAGACCTCTTCCAGCCACCTCTGGAGCACTTTAGTCCTTCCCCTGTTTCCCGTGTGCACCCTTCCTCGCCACTCAGTCCTCATCTCCCACGGCAGCAGTCAGGTCTTCTTCAGCAGCCCCAGCACTCCAGTGGGACATCCGTCATCTTCCCAGGACAGCAGCAGGGTTTATTATGCAATCCACCACCATCTCAGACGGTCAACTTTCTGCCTCCAGGGATAACCTCTAATTCAGCACCCAGTCCAGTGCAAACCTCTGGGGCATCACTCAGCAGGAAAATGCCTTTCACTGCTACTCACTTGCCTGTCAGTTGCAAGGACAGTGGCAGTAACAATCAGCGGCATGTGGTTGTCATGCGTCCTGCTGCCTTCTCACCCTCTGCCAGCTGTTTGGCCAGGTTGCAACATCTGGTGCAGCTCTATGCCAAGAGACAACGGGAGCATGGAGACCTCTTTCCTCATCTAG GTTTGGACTGGTCAGAAGACAGTGCTGCTGATGATGACGAcgaagaggaggcagagagattGGCTCCTTTCCAGACCTCTTGGACACCACAGAATGA gCTGGAAGATGACAATTGCTCCTCACGGAGAACACGCCTGCTTAGGCTTTGCTCATACCTCCAGGAGAAATACAAGCACATGTGCAGGCAGGAGAGGGCGAGTATCCGCCAGAAGAGATACCGCTATGCCTTCCGCAAAGCCTTGCTGCATGCTGCCAGTAACAATCCTGACTGTGCTGGGCAGCTGATCCAGGAGTTGCGTGGTACCTCTCAAAACTCATCAAG tgcaACACCAGCAAAGCAGCAGAGCGCGGATACTAGGACCTGCACTGGCAGCACAAAGGGCCAGGCCTGCAATAACAGAGCTTTGCCCTTTACTCAACACTGTTTTCAGC ACATTCTGTTGAATCGTTCTCAGCAGCTCTTTGCTAGTTGCACAGCCAAATTTGCAGATGGTCAGCAGTGCTCCATCCCTGTGTTTGATATCACGCACCAGACACCTCTCTGTGAAGAGCATGCCAAAAAGATG GATAACTTCCTGCGCGGGGATGGAAATCGACGAGTGCAGCACCAGCAACAGCGAAAGCCACGTAAAAAGACCAAACCACCGGCGCTaaccaaaaaacacaagaagaagaggaggagagggccACGGAGGCCTCAGAAACCCATTCCTCCAGCGTTGCCACAAGGGAACCTGGGAATGCCTTCAATAAGCCTAGCAATGCCCTCACAGGCCAGCATCAG GAGCCCTTCAACTCCAGATCTGAGTACAGAGGAGCTTCCTGATGATATCACCAATGAAATGGCAGACATTCCAAATGACTTGGAGCTGAACCAAGAGGATTTCTCCGATGTGTTACCCAGACTACCGGATGACCTGCAGGACTTTGACTTGTTTGAAG GTAAGAACGGGGAGCTCCTGCCCACTacagaggaggctgaggagctGGTGCGTGCACTCCAGGCTATGGGGTCCTACCCGGACTCTTTAGTGTGCCTGACCTCCATGGGAGACCTGGCCCCCTCTGAAGGAGTGGACCACCGAGCAATGAATGTGTTTCCTGGTCCAGTCCAGCCAGGCACCATGGGGGACCTGCTGAACAGCCGCATCTCTACGGAGAATTTCACGGGCCTTGAGCTGGAGGACAATATACTGCAGTCCACTGGGGCTCACTTTACCCCCTCACCGCCACCTCAGCCTGCTACCCAGCCCTCTACGTCATGCTCCAATCTAACCTCATCATCTTCTACAGTAGCCCCCTCGGCCACCTCCCTGCTCACTCAGGCCTCCGTTACAGAGCGAACGTTTTCCCGGACACATGCAAACCATGTCCTGGCCAAGTCGGATGCACCCACGTCATCTCCCCAAGGCAGCCACTACAGCAGTGACCATGTGCCATCCCCATACAGTGACCACATATCTTCTCCCCATGCCAGCTCCTTTCAGGCAGACACCCCTCTGTTGCTGGAAGTCCCTCTCAGCGGGGTACCAGGAGCCCCACGCTCGTCATGGAATaatctccctctccctctcactgACCCCACACAGTTTGGCAATCTCATAGGATCAGAAAGTCATCTCATATCAACCTCTCTGTCCACTCCCCCAGCTACCACCCACTCTGTGACGCTGCAGCCCATGGCTGCTCTCTCAGCGATGCCCCAAAGTGGCTTAACAGGTCTAACAAATCCCCCTGCTCCCTCACCCGCCTCACATGATCTTCTGACCTCCACACATCCCAAACTGCAGCTCCCTCAGTTCAGCGCGGCCTTTGGCCATCAATTGGCCTCCCACAGTGGCATCCCGAAAGATGTGCAGCCCAGCCACAGCTCCACAGCGCCCCCTGCAGGCTTCTCCATAGTTAGTGCCACCGCTGCAAGTGCCAACAGCACCACACCACCCTTCACGCAAAGTAAATGA